CCACGCTACAGGATGACGTAGTTCCCTTCATGGATCCTCGCCCTTCTTACACCTATGGTGATCGCCTTGTCGAGGACCTCTCTAGGCACGACCATGACCAAGACGGCGTCGACGTCGTTGCGAACGAGCCTTTGAACAGCTCTAGCGCAATCCTTGGCTCGAGACGATCCTCCCCTCGCTACGTAAACGCTCCTTTGAAGCATTGAGAATCCCAAGGACTTAAGCTCCTCACAAACCAAAGCTCTCCTCCTGTCATCGGAGATGTCGTAAGCGACGAAGATGTACGGCATCA
The sequence above is drawn from the Candidatus Nezhaarchaeota archaeon genome and encodes:
- the cas2 gene encoding CRISPR-associated endonuclease Cas2; amino-acid sequence: MPYIFVAYDISDDRRRALVCEELKSLGFSMLQRSVYVARGGSSRAKDCARAVQRLVRNDVDAVLVMVVPREVLDKAITIGVRRARIHEGNYVIL